The Mercurialis annua linkage group LG2, ddMerAnnu1.2, whole genome shotgun sequence genome contains a region encoding:
- the LOC126670043 gene encoding vascular-related unknown protein 1-like, with amino-acid sequence MENCPSMNTIVVSDDNSFEESGWTMYIDDFNAMNKNNNENNSSLCFDDETICSSDLISDAASLILKNSNGDIENKSVSFKKRKMKVFAIDDSLEDTASSPVNSPKVCDIMKQPFTKTSKHKEMDISQVKGNNNIASSDEVVDERSNLGFTGRESENTELKKRGFCLVPLSVVVNYFN; translated from the exons ATGGAAAACTGCCCATCAATGAATACAATTGTTGTTAGTGATGATAATAGTTTTGAAGAGAGTGGTTGGACTATGTATATTGATGATTTTAATGccatgaataaaaataataatgaaaataatagTTCATTATGTTTTGATGATGAAACTATTTGTTCTTCTGATCTAATTTCTGATGCTGCATCTTTGATCTTAAAGAATTCCAATGGtgatattgaaaataaaagtgtgaGTTTCAAGAAGAGGAAAATGAAGGTTTTTGCCATTGATGATTCTTTGGAGGATACTGCTAGTTCTCCTGTCAATAGTCCCAAG GTTTGTGATATCATGAAGCAGCCGTTTACCAAAACCTCAAAACATAAAGAAATGGATATATCACAG GTTAAAGGAAATAATAATATTGCCTCAAGTGATGAGGTGGTAGATGAGAGAAGTAATTTGGGTTTTACTGGAAGGGAAAGTGAAAATACAGAATTGAAGAAAAGGGGTTTTTGTTTAGTTCCTTTGTCTGTGGTagtgaattattttaattga